One Cryptomeria japonica chromosome 9, Sugi_1.0, whole genome shotgun sequence genomic window carries:
- the LOC131060222 gene encoding phytosulfokines 2 isoform X2 — MVKLCRSSAQQKRLCLFTLCIILLVTAVMPARPHQRGVLKASMVFTKDQMEIGSNLETEESKLDNRDCGDDVDEEECLDRRTLVAHTDYIYTQHHKKP, encoded by the exons ATGGTGAAGTTGTGCAGAAGTTCAGCTCAGCAGAAAAGGCTGTgccttttcactctctgtattatcCTCTTAGTGACTGCAGTCATGCCTGCACGTCCACATCAAAGAG GTGTCCTAAAAGCTTCCATGGTGTTCACAAAAGATCAAATGGAG ATTGGCAGCAACTTGGAAACAGAAGAATCGAAGTTGGATAATAGGGATTGCGGTGATGATGTGGATGAAGAAGAATGTTTAGATAGGCGGACTTTGGTTGCTCATACAGATTATATTTATACACAACACCACAAAAAGCCATAG
- the LOC131060222 gene encoding phytosulfokines 2 isoform X1 produces MVKLCRSSAQQKRLCLFTLCIILLVTAVMPARPHQRGVLKASMVFTKDQMEVKNIIGSNLETEESKLDNRDCGDDVDEEECLDRRTLVAHTDYIYTQHHKKP; encoded by the exons ATGGTGAAGTTGTGCAGAAGTTCAGCTCAGCAGAAAAGGCTGTgccttttcactctctgtattatcCTCTTAGTGACTGCAGTCATGCCTGCACGTCCACATCAAAGAG GTGTCCTAAAAGCTTCCATGGTGTTCACAAAAGATCAAATGGAGGTGAAAAACATT ATTGGCAGCAACTTGGAAACAGAAGAATCGAAGTTGGATAATAGGGATTGCGGTGATGATGTGGATGAAGAAGAATGTTTAGATAGGCGGACTTTGGTTGCTCATACAGATTATATTTATACACAACACCACAAAAAGCCATAG